Proteins found in one Williamwhitmania sp. genomic segment:
- a CDS encoding DNA-directed RNA polymerase subunit omega produces the protein MDFKKINAPTTTVTRDLDKFDKPTGSIYESVMVIAKRANQISAEMKQELNRKLEEFANYSDNLEEVFENREQIEISKFYEKLPKPNLIAAQEFLQNKIYFRNPKVSEEELPEQE, from the coding sequence ATGGATTTCAAGAAAATTAATGCTCCAACGACCACGGTTACTCGTGACCTTGACAAGTTCGACAAGCCAACTGGTAGTATTTACGAATCGGTTATGGTTATTGCCAAAAGAGCTAACCAAATTTCTGCTGAAATGAAGCAGGAGTTGAATCGTAAGCTGGAAGAGTTTGCTAACTACTCCGACAATCTTGAAGAAGTTTTTGAGAATAGAGAGCAAATTGAAATTTCCAAGTTCTACGAGAAGTTACCCAAGCCAAACTTGATTGCTGCGCAAGAGTTTCTACAGAACAAAATTTACTTCCGGAACCCAAAGGTTTCTGAGGAGGAATTACCAGAACAGGAATAG
- the coaBC gene encoding bifunctional phosphopantothenoylcysteine decarboxylase/phosphopantothenate--cysteine ligase CoaBC: MLKGKHLIIGITGSIAAYKAANLIRLLVKEGCDVKVVMTPLAKEFITPLTVATLAKNPILVDFFNPENGEWNSHVDLGLWADAYLIAPATANTMAKMANGVADNLLLTTYLSARCPVFIAPAMDLDMLQHPATQKNIQTLRTYGNHVIEPTSGELASGLVGKGRMEEPEAIVAYLTNFFSEKKKFNGKHCLVNAGPTHEPIDPVRFIGNHSSGKMGFAIAQELASRGAQVELVSGPTQLSAESPNITITRVTTASQMAEACLNLFASADLTILSAAVADFTPLHTAENKIKSGNENLTIQLTPTTDIAQQLGKSKKENQILVGFALETSDEVANAQAKLIKKNLDLIILNSLRDDGAGFGTDTNKVTIFDKHNDALIIPLKTKKEVAVDIVDAIWDYMHHHTTHR; encoded by the coding sequence ATGCTTAAGGGGAAGCACCTTATCATTGGCATTACCGGAAGCATTGCAGCCTACAAAGCAGCGAACTTAATTCGCTTACTTGTAAAGGAAGGCTGCGATGTAAAGGTAGTTATGACCCCTTTAGCCAAAGAGTTTATCACTCCGCTAACGGTTGCTACGTTAGCGAAGAATCCAATATTAGTAGACTTCTTCAATCCTGAAAACGGCGAGTGGAATAGCCATGTAGACTTAGGCTTATGGGCTGATGCCTACCTAATTGCACCTGCCACTGCCAACACCATGGCCAAAATGGCCAATGGCGTTGCAGATAACCTATTGCTTACCACCTACCTTTCAGCACGATGTCCTGTTTTTATTGCGCCGGCCATGGACCTAGATATGCTTCAGCACCCGGCCACACAAAAAAACATTCAAACGCTTCGGACCTATGGCAACCATGTCATTGAGCCTACATCGGGTGAATTAGCCAGCGGATTGGTTGGAAAAGGAAGAATGGAAGAACCGGAGGCTATTGTTGCCTACCTCACCAACTTCTTCTCTGAAAAAAAAAAGTTTAACGGCAAACACTGCCTTGTAAATGCAGGCCCAACCCACGAACCTATCGACCCGGTAAGATTTATTGGGAACCATAGTTCGGGAAAGATGGGCTTTGCCATTGCACAAGAGTTAGCATCCAGGGGAGCTCAAGTAGAGTTGGTGAGTGGACCTACCCAACTAAGTGCCGAATCGCCCAACATTACCATCACCAGAGTTACCACTGCAAGCCAAATGGCAGAGGCATGCCTCAATCTTTTTGCGAGTGCTGACCTCACCATTCTTTCGGCGGCTGTTGCCGATTTTACCCCACTGCATACCGCTGAAAACAAAATTAAAAGCGGCAACGAAAACCTCACCATTCAATTAACGCCAACTACCGATATTGCTCAACAGCTAGGTAAAAGCAAGAAAGAAAACCAAATTTTGGTTGGATTTGCGCTGGAAACTAGCGATGAAGTGGCTAACGCCCAAGCAAAGTTAATCAAGAAGAATCTTGACCTAATTATCCTAAACTCACTTCGGGATGACGGGGCGGGGTTTGGAACAGATACCAACAAAGTAACCATCTTTGACAAGCACAACGATGCACTCATCATCCCACTTAAGACTAAGAAAGAAGTTGCAGTTGACATAGTTGACGCAATTTGGGACTACATGCATCATCATACGACCCATAGATGA